The window CACCGCGCACGATCAGGGGGCCCGCGGGGGCGGGCAGGCTGCGGCCAAAGGCCGTGCCGGCCGTGGCATCCTCTATGTTGGTCTTGCCGTCGAGCGCGTCCTGGATCGAACGGTAGCCGGTACAGCGGCAGATATTGCCCTTCAACGCCGCGTCCAGGTCCTGCCGTTGTGCCTGGTTCAGCGAGGCACAGGTCAGGATCATGCCGGCAGTGCAGAAGCCGCACTGAAATCCCTGCGCATCGAGAAACGCCTGCTGCAGCGGATGCGTGCCGGTGATGCCGGCAAAGCCCTCGATGGTGGTTATCGCATGGCCGTCGGCGCGGAATGCCGGGATCAGGCAGCTATGGACCGGCTCGCCGTCGAGCAGCACCGTGCAGGCGCCGCAGTCGCCGGCATCGCAGCCCTTCTTGACGCCGAAATGGCCGAGCTCGCGCAGGAACGTGCGCAGGCATTGTCCGGCACGCGGGTGGGTCGAGAACGTCTTGCCGTTGATCTCGAACGTCATGGGTGCGCCTGCAATTCGTCGCGGATCTCCTCGGCAAGCCGCAACGTCATGTGCTTGCGCCACAGCGGCCTGCCGTGGACGTCGGCGTGGTAGAGGCCTTCCGCAATGCGCCGCTGGATCGTGTCGCGGAGTTGGTCGGCACGAGGCATGGCAGGAAACGACAATTGCACCGGCCGCACCGTCGAGGCGGTGACGGTCAGTGTGAAGCTGCCGTTGTTGTCGACGCTGCCGATCAGCAGCGCGGCTGAGCGGCCGACCGGCGTCAGCGAAATCTGGCGGAATGCCGAGCGCCGCTTCAGGGCAGCGATCGGGATATCGATTTGCCGCAGCAGGTCACCGGGGGCCAGCACGTTTGCATGATCGCCGGTCACGAAGTCCATGACCGGGATGGTTCGCTCGCCGCCGCGGGCTGGCCAGATCGTGCACACGCCATCGAGCGCCGAGGTCAGTGAAATCATCGGTCCCGCCGGGAGCGACATGCAGATGTTGCCGCCGACGGTCGCGGTCTTCCAGATCTTGAACGAAGCGAGAAAAGCACGGCAGCACTGGTTGATCAGCGGCGCGGCCATCCAGTCCGGCGGGCAGGCCAAGGCATCGAGCTGCGCGACCGTACAGGTCGCCGCAATGCTCAGATGCGTGTCATCAATCGTGAGGGCCGGCCAATTCAGCTCAACGAGATCGATCAGGCGGATCAGATGCACCTGGGGCTCCGAGAACAGCCAGGTCCCGCCCGCGAGCCAGGCATCGCCTGCCGCCCAAACGGGCAATTGCGCCCGCGACAGCGGACGGACGACCTCGGTAATGGTGTTCAGGTCCATGGATACGCCAGCGCTTTCAACCAGTTGCATCATTGACTATGAAGTCCTGCAAGAGCAACGCCAAGTCTCGCGGGACGTGGGACGGTCCTTGCAGGTCAGGAATGGCGTTCGCCGGCTCGGGAGACGAAATGATGAATCAAATGCAGGCAATCTGGATCAAGGATCCCCTGTCGATTCTGGCCAACGGAGCCGAACGCGGCGTTGTGGTCCATGGCGGCAAGATCGTCGAGTGCGTGGGCGCCGGGCATCAGCCGACGACGGCGAATGTTGCGGTCTACGATGCGAGCGCTCATGTCGTGCTGCCCGGGCTGATCAATACCCACCATCATTTCTATCAGACGCTGACGCGGGCGCTGCCGGCTGCGATGGATCGCGAGCTGTTTCCCTGGCTGCGGGCGCTGTATCCGGTGTGGGCGCGACTGACCCCGCAATCGCTCGAACTCGGCGTCAGCGTCGCGATGTCCGAGTTGCTGCTGTCTGGTTGTACCACGACCACCGATCACCACTACGTGTTTCCGGCGGGCCTCGAGGAGGCGATCGACATCGAGGTTGCAGTGGCAAGACGGCTGGGTGTCCGGGTGCTGCTCACGCGCGGTTCGATGAACCTCTCGCAGCGTGACGGTGGATTGCCGCCAGACAGTGTGGTGCAAGACGAGGATGCGATCCTTGCCGACAGCGCACGGCTGGTATCGAAGCATCATGAGCGCGGCCTGGACGCGATGGTGCAGATCGCCCTGGCGCCGTGTTCGCCATTTTCGGTGACGACGTCGTTGATGCGCGCAACTGCCGATCTCGCCGATAGGCTCGATGTCCGGCTGCACACGCATCTTGCCGAGACCGAAGACGAGAGCAGGTTTTGTCAGCAGATGTATGGCTGCCGCCCGCTCGATTACCTCGAGCAGTGCGGATGGCTGAATGCCCGGACCTGGCTGGCTCACGGCGTCTTCTTCGATGCACAGGAGATGAAGCGGCTGGCCCGGGCCGGAACGACCATCAGCCATTGCGCCTGCAGCAACCAGATCCTGGCGTCCGGTTGCTGTCCGGTCTGCGAGATGGAGGAGGCTGGCGTGGTGATCGGGCTCGGTGTCGACGGCTCGGCGTCGAACGACGGATCCAACCTGATGCAGGAAGTCCGCGCCGCGTTCCTGCTGCAGCGTGCCCGTTACGGCGTAACGAAGGTCAGCCACAAGGATGCGTTGCGATGGGCGACCAGGGGCTCGGCCGCCTGCGTCGGCCGCCCGGAACTGGGCGAGATCGCCGTCGGCAAGGCGGCTGATCTTGCGCTGTTCAAGCTTGATGAGCTGCGCTTCTCCGGCTCTGGCGACCCACTTGCCGCGTTGGTGCTTTGCGGCGCACATCGTGCAGATCGGGTCATGGTCGGAGGGAGATGGGTCGTGATCGACGGAGCCATTCCCGGGCTCGATGTCCCGGACCTCATCCGACGTCACAGCGCAGCTGCGAATGCGATGCACGCGGGATAGCGCGCAAGGAGACTCGGGCCGGATCACCCGAGCCCGAGCCTGGTCGTGATCGGGTCTATTTCCCGGGGAGCTTGTCGTCGATCCCTTTGACGTAGAAATTCATGCCCAGGATCTGAGTGTCCTCGAGGTGATCGCCGCCCTTGCATTCGACGTCCTTACCGTCCTGCGTGACGACGGGGCACTTGAATGGATGCAGCTTGCCGGAGGCGATAGCGGCCTGAGTGTCCTCCGCCATCTTCTTCACGTCGTCGGGCATGTTGGTGTAGGGAGCCATCTCGAACATCTTGCTTTCGAGGCCGCCCCAAGTGTCTTCGGATTTCCAGGTGCCGGCGAGCTCGGCCTTGACGCGCTCAATGTAGTAGGGCGCCCAGGTGTCGAGGATCGAGGTCAGCTGCGCCTTGGGACCAAACTTGATCATTTCAGAGTCCTGGCCGAATGCGAGCTTGCCGCGTTCGCTTGACACCTGCATTGCAGCCGGGCTGTCGGTGTGCTGCATGATCATATCTGCGCCCTGGTCGAGCAGGGCCTTGGCGGCGTCGGCTTCCTTGCCGGGATCGAACCATGAGTTCACCCAGATGATCTTGACCTTGATGTTCGGGTTGATGGTCTGGGCGCCCAGCATCGTCGCGTTGATGCCTGACACGACCTCCGGAATCGGGAAGGAGCCGATGTAGCCGAGCACGCCGGCCCTCGACATCTTGGCCGCGATCTGACCCTGGATGTAGCGGCCCTGGTACCAGCGCGCCGAATAGGTCGACATGTTCTTGTCACGCTTGTATCCCGAGCAATGTTCGAAGTGCACATTGGGATATTTCTTCGCAACCTTCAGCGTCGGATCCATGTAGCCGAAGGATGTGGTGAAGATCAGTTTGTTGCCGGCGCGCACGAGCTGTTCGATCGCGCGTTCGGCGTCCGGTCCTTCCGGCACGTTCTCGAGGAATGTCGTTTCGATCTTGTCGCCAAGTTCCTTCACAAGAGCCTGGCGCGCCAGTTCGTGCTGATAGGTCCAGCCGAGGTCGCCGACCGGTCCGAGATAGATAAAGCCAACCTTCAGCTTGTCGGCGGCCCAGGCGCCGCTGTTGATGCATCCGGCCAGGAGAATCGCTGCCGCCGCAAACAATGTTCTCTTCATCTCAATCTCCAAACGGGGAAACCATAGTACGGAACGTGGGCGCCCCATCGCGGCACGTACCGACATCAAGCTAGCGGTCCGGCACGAATACGGTTCCGAGCGCAGCGGGCGCCGTCGAGCCGCCGGTGCGCGCGCGCGAGAGCAGAACCAGAACGATGATGGTCGCGAGATAGGGCAGCGACGACATGAACTGAGATGGAATTCCGATGCCGGCGCCTTGCGCGTGGAGCTGAAGAATGGTGACGGCGCCGAACAGGTAAGCTCCGACGACCAGCCGGGCCGGCCGCCAGCTCGCGAAAACGGTCAGCGCCAGTGCGATCCAGCCGCGGCCCGCCGTCATGCCGGGAATGAAGAAGGGCGTGTAGGCGAGCGGCAGATAGGCGCCGGCGAGCCCGGCGCAGGCACCGCCGAACATCACCGCATAGAGCCGGATCCGGAGCACCGGATATCCCAACGCATGGGCGGAGACGTGGTTGTCGCCGCAGGCGCGCAAGATCAGCCCGGCCCGCGTCCGATACAGGAACCACCAGACGCCGACCACCAGGGCGATCGAGAGATAGACAAATCCGTCCTCTCCAA of the Bradyrhizobium quebecense genome contains:
- a CDS encoding FAD binding domain-containing protein, which gives rise to MDLNTITEVVRPLSRAQLPVWAAGDAWLAGGTWLFSEPQVHLIRLIDLVELNWPALTIDDTHLSIAATCTVAQLDALACPPDWMAAPLINQCCRAFLASFKIWKTATVGGNICMSLPAGPMISLTSALDGVCTIWPARGGERTIPVMDFVTGDHANVLAPGDLLRQIDIPIAALKRRSAFRQISLTPVGRSAALLIGSVDNNGSFTLTVTASTVRPVQLSFPAMPRADQLRDTIQRRIAEGLYHADVHGRPLWRKHMTLRLAEEIRDELQAHP
- a CDS encoding 8-oxoguanine deaminase, whose amino-acid sequence is MNQMQAIWIKDPLSILANGAERGVVVHGGKIVECVGAGHQPTTANVAVYDASAHVVLPGLINTHHHFYQTLTRALPAAMDRELFPWLRALYPVWARLTPQSLELGVSVAMSELLLSGCTTTTDHHYVFPAGLEEAIDIEVAVARRLGVRVLLTRGSMNLSQRDGGLPPDSVVQDEDAILADSARLVSKHHERGLDAMVQIALAPCSPFSVTTSLMRATADLADRLDVRLHTHLAETEDESRFCQQMYGCRPLDYLEQCGWLNARTWLAHGVFFDAQEMKRLARAGTTISHCACSNQILASGCCPVCEMEEAGVVIGLGVDGSASNDGSNLMQEVRAAFLLQRARYGVTKVSHKDALRWATRGSAACVGRPELGEIAVGKAADLALFKLDELRFSGSGDPLAALVLCGAHRADRVMVGGRWVVIDGAIPGLDVPDLIRRHSAAANAMHAG
- a CDS encoding BMP family ABC transporter substrate-binding protein yields the protein MKRTLFAAAAILLAGCINSGAWAADKLKVGFIYLGPVGDLGWTYQHELARQALVKELGDKIETTFLENVPEGPDAERAIEQLVRAGNKLIFTTSFGYMDPTLKVAKKYPNVHFEHCSGYKRDKNMSTYSARWYQGRYIQGQIAAKMSRAGVLGYIGSFPIPEVVSGINATMLGAQTINPNIKVKIIWVNSWFDPGKEADAAKALLDQGADMIMQHTDSPAAMQVSSERGKLAFGQDSEMIKFGPKAQLTSILDTWAPYYIERVKAELAGTWKSEDTWGGLESKMFEMAPYTNMPDDVKKMAEDTQAAIASGKLHPFKCPVVTQDGKDVECKGGDHLEDTQILGMNFYVKGIDDKLPGK
- a CDS encoding ABC transporter permease, coding for MGLIEAIILSVLAASTPLLLAATGELVTERSGVLNLGVEGMMIVGAACGFGGAWLSGSIVVGALCGMVAGTLMSLIFALMALGLAVNQVATGLALTILGIGLSGLIGAGFVGERITPAPHLRIPDLSDIPLAGRILFGEDGFVYLSIALVVGVWWFLYRTRAGLILRACGDNHVSAHALGYPVLRIRLYAVMFGGACAGLAGAYLPLAYTPFFIPGMTAGRGWIALALTVFASWRPARLVVGAYLFGAVTILQLHAQGAGIGIPSQFMSSLPYLATIIVLVLLSRARTGGSTAPAALGTVFVPDR